A section of the Veillonella criceti genome encodes:
- a CDS encoding PaaI family thioesterase, translating to MSKKQEMRTLVDFFDHMCHDHTFDWSQYVRVTGGDPGHLEMTFFSDAVKHGNFIGNIHGGVYMSFADTVMGVACFTLGKRVVTLEMKGNFVKGVKAGQRLRAVANVEHNGNHTMVTTGRIYNDMGELVYMSTGTFYVIDGFELPDLPWRL from the coding sequence ATGAGTAAGAAACAGGAAATGCGCACATTAGTTGATTTTTTTGATCATATGTGTCATGACCATACTTTTGACTGGTCACAATATGTGCGCGTTACTGGTGGTGATCCAGGGCATTTAGAAATGACTTTTTTTAGTGATGCTGTCAAGCACGGCAACTTTATTGGTAATATTCATGGTGGCGTGTATATGAGTTTTGCTGATACGGTTATGGGTGTAGCTTGTTTTACCTTAGGTAAACGTGTCGTAACTTTGGAAATGAAGGGCAATTTTGTTAAAGGCGTAAAAGCTGGTCAACGTTTGCGGGCTGTGGCGAATGTAGAACACAATGGGAACCATACGATGGTAACTACAGGCCGAATTTATAATGATATGGGTGAGTTGGTCTATATGAGTACAGGTACATTTTATGTGATTGATGGCTTTGAATTACCTGATTTACCTTGGCGTTTATAA
- a CDS encoding ABC transporter permease: MYKEGFLMAWASLVANKMRSLLTMLGIIIGVAAVIALVSIGYGVRSQIQDSISSLGSNLLMVYPGAPRTPGVRPTADSQKTIKMEDFTTISHLSDIDMASPVSSGSSYIVIYTNKNWTTSVTGVNSDFQYINNWTVKSGRFITASQVDRRERVAVIGNTVATNLFGSEDPVGKDIRIKNNPYKVIGVLDSKGSGSFGNDQDDVIYIPYTTGMERLQGVDYLRMIYIKAKDGADLDRLQSDVENILRVRHNVKNPELDDFNVRNMATVMETVEQTTATMTLFLGSVAAISLLVGGIGIMNIMLVSVTERTREIGVRKALGATYRVIVMQFLIEAVVISLVGGAIGIVVGIGSSQLISALTGMQTVVSMGPILLSFGFSMAIGLVFGLYPARKAAKLNPIDALHYE; the protein is encoded by the coding sequence ATGTATAAAGAAGGGTTTCTCATGGCCTGGGCCTCCTTAGTCGCCAATAAGATGCGTTCTTTATTAACGATGTTAGGGATTATTATTGGGGTAGCGGCAGTTATTGCGCTCGTTTCAATTGGGTACGGGGTGCGCAGCCAAATTCAAGATTCTATTTCTAGTTTAGGTAGTAATTTACTTATGGTATATCCCGGTGCACCTCGAACACCAGGTGTGCGACCTACAGCAGATTCGCAGAAAACAATTAAGATGGAAGATTTTACTACCATTTCACATTTAAGTGATATTGATATGGCGTCGCCTGTATCATCAGGTTCTTCTTATATTGTGATTTATACGAATAAGAACTGGACAACTTCGGTAACTGGTGTTAATTCTGATTTTCAGTATATTAATAACTGGACTGTTAAATCGGGTCGTTTCATTACCGCATCTCAAGTTGATCGTCGCGAAAGAGTGGCAGTTATTGGTAATACCGTAGCGACTAATCTATTTGGGAGCGAAGATCCTGTTGGTAAAGATATTCGTATTAAAAATAACCCCTATAAAGTTATCGGTGTCTTAGACTCTAAAGGCTCAGGCAGTTTTGGTAATGACCAAGATGATGTTATATATATTCCGTATACTACCGGCATGGAACGTTTACAAGGGGTTGACTATTTGCGGATGATTTATATTAAAGCAAAAGATGGGGCTGACCTTGATCGATTACAATCGGATGTGGAAAATATTTTACGAGTTCGCCATAATGTTAAAAATCCAGAGTTAGATGATTTTAATGTACGGAATATGGCGACTGTTATGGAAACAGTGGAACAGACTACAGCAACGATGACTCTATTCTTAGGTTCTGTGGCGGCTATTTCTTTATTAGTCGGTGGTATTGGGATTATGAATATCATGCTCGTGTCTGTTACTGAACGTACTCGTGAAATTGGGGTTCGTAAGGCCTTAGGCGCTACATACCGCGTTATTGTTATGCAGTTCCTTATTGAAGCCGTTGTCATTAGTTTAGTTGGTGGTGCTATTGGGATTGTAGTGGGCATTGGTTCCTCGCAGTTAATTAGTGCCTTAACTGGTATGCAAACGGTTGTATCTATGGGGCCTATTTTATTATCCTTTGGTTTCTCCATGGCCATTGGTCTTGTCTTTGGGTTATATCCAGCACGTAAAGCAGCTAAGTTGAATCCAATTGACGCGTTACACTATGAATAG
- a CDS encoding ABC transporter ATP-binding protein, translating to MKEAVISLEGITKTYVNGKLVVPVLHGIDLNIYEGEFTSIMGPSGSGKSTFMNILGCLDRPTSGSYRLDGEEVATLSDDELAFVRNKRIGFVFQSFNLLPKLTAQDNVALPMVYAGVAKKERNARAAELLSALGLGERLDHLPAELSGGQRQRVAIARALANDPSIIMADEPTGNLDSKSSVDVMDIFTNLYKEGRTIILVTHEPDIATYASRNIVLRDGNIVEDTVNPNMAGLTRKGGAAHV from the coding sequence ATGAAAGAAGCAGTCATTTCATTAGAAGGCATTACAAAAACATATGTTAATGGTAAGCTAGTTGTTCCCGTATTACATGGCATCGATCTTAATATTTATGAGGGCGAATTTACGTCGATTATGGGGCCTTCTGGGTCTGGTAAATCCACTTTTATGAATATTTTAGGTTGTTTAGATAGACCGACGTCTGGTTCTTATAGACTCGATGGTGAAGAAGTTGCTACTTTGAGCGATGACGAATTGGCATTTGTTCGCAATAAGCGGATTGGTTTTGTATTTCAAAGTTTTAACTTATTACCCAAATTAACAGCACAAGATAATGTAGCATTGCCTATGGTATATGCTGGTGTAGCCAAGAAAGAGCGAAATGCAAGGGCGGCTGAACTTTTATCAGCGCTTGGTTTGGGTGAACGGCTTGATCATTTGCCCGCTGAATTATCTGGGGGGCAACGACAGCGTGTTGCGATTGCACGTGCGTTAGCTAATGATCCATCAATTATTATGGCGGATGAACCGACAGGAAATTTAGATTCTAAGTCTAGTGTAGATGTTATGGATATTTTTACGAATCTATATAAAGAGGGGCGTACGATTATTCTCGTTACCCATGAACCTGATATAGCAACGTATGCTAGCCGTAATATTGTACTTCGCGATGGTAATATTGTGGAAGATACAGTCAATCCTAATATGGCAGGCTTAACGCGTAAAGGAGGTGCTGCCCATGTATAA
- a CDS encoding efflux RND transporter periplasmic adaptor subunit, with protein MWRTRKFWGILIAVIVIVLGGFYWFKSKDSSEVTSYTTGKVERGNISSVITSTGTINPKNYVDISTNVAGTLESVSVKENDHVTQGQVIATIDARQLQATADDARATLENTSADLERYRTLVNQGAIAQQSYDTALMNYQKAQAAYDRAIANLSDTTITSPMDGTVIGTPLKAGQTISTGISTQMIIATVADLSDLEIYLTVDETDIGSVKRGARVDFTVDAHPGKTFTGYVSDIALGTKGNMGTTSSSVVYYTVKVAISETDASNFFPTMTARATIYGDERSNVLVVPLAAVRTDKVGEYVYVIRNGKPERTSVTTGITGETTIEITKGLDEGDEIVVSGDVGSSSTKKASTGGHMF; from the coding sequence ATGTGGCGGACACGAAAGTTTTGGGGGATACTTATTGCAGTCATTGTAATAGTTCTAGGCGGTTTTTATTGGTTTAAGTCAAAAGATAGTAGTGAAGTAACCTCTTATACTACAGGCAAAGTAGAGCGAGGTAATATTTCTTCAGTGATTACCTCTACTGGTACAATCAATCCTAAGAATTATGTAGACATTTCGACTAACGTTGCTGGTACGTTGGAAAGTGTTTCAGTTAAAGAGAATGACCATGTAACACAAGGTCAAGTGATTGCCACTATTGATGCTCGTCAATTACAAGCGACTGCCGATGATGCAAGAGCTACTTTAGAGAATACTTCTGCAGATTTAGAACGATATCGTACACTTGTAAATCAAGGTGCAATTGCACAACAATCGTATGATACGGCGTTGATGAATTATCAGAAAGCACAAGCTGCGTATGATCGTGCCATCGCTAATTTATCAGATACTACGATTACATCTCCTATGGATGGTACAGTTATTGGTACACCGTTAAAAGCTGGTCAGACTATCAGCACTGGTATTTCAACGCAGATGATTATTGCTACAGTAGCAGATTTAAGTGATCTTGAGATTTATTTGACAGTAGATGAAACGGATATTGGTAGTGTGAAAAGAGGGGCTCGTGTAGACTTTACTGTGGATGCTCATCCGGGTAAAACCTTTACAGGGTATGTGAGTGATATAGCACTAGGGACTAAAGGTAACATGGGGACTACTTCTAGTAGTGTTGTGTATTACACTGTTAAAGTGGCCATTTCTGAAACAGATGCTAGTAACTTCTTTCCTACAATGACGGCACGTGCTACGATTTATGGGGATGAAAGAAGCAATGTATTAGTTGTACCATTGGCAGCTGTTCGTACAGATAAAGTAGGCGAATATGTATATGTAATTCGTAATGGTAAACCAGAGCGTACGAGTGTGACAACGGGCATTACGGGTGAAACGACGATTGAAATTACTAAAGGCCTTGACGAAGGTGATGAAATTGTAGTTAGTGGTGATGTAGGTTCCTCTTCAACTAAAAAGGCAAGCACTGGCGGCCATATGTTCTAG
- the pfkA gene encoding 6-phosphofructokinase, with translation MKKIAILTSGGDAPGMNAAVRALVRKGIYEGYEVYGISRGYEGLLKGDFQRLDRRDVGGIVNKGGTMLKTARCVEFAEVSEQEKAAQILRTHEIDALVVIGGDGSMAGAMALSKQGIPTITIPGTIDNDMCGTEYTIGFDTALNTVVDAVSKIRDTTTAHDRVAIVEVMGRHAGHLAVRAGLACGAELVLIPEKPMDLDTVCQHLRDSHAAGKTNSIIMVAEGAYHSFEVYAYINKTLQISPSVTVLGYLQRGGSPTARDASMAALMSERAIDALKAGTYNCLIGLTGACIEAIPYEDALQRRYPISDEEYELIAVLAR, from the coding sequence ATGAAAAAAATAGCAATACTGACGAGCGGCGGTGATGCGCCAGGCATGAATGCTGCGGTTCGTGCGTTAGTGCGTAAAGGTATTTATGAAGGCTATGAAGTATATGGTATTAGTCGTGGGTATGAAGGTCTGTTAAAGGGGGATTTTCAGCGCCTTGACCGACGTGATGTAGGGGGGATCGTCAATAAAGGGGGCACGATGTTAAAAACAGCCCGATGTGTAGAATTTGCTGAAGTATCAGAACAAGAAAAAGCGGCCCAAATATTGCGGACACATGAAATTGATGCGCTAGTGGTTATTGGTGGTGATGGCTCTATGGCAGGGGCGATGGCCTTGTCTAAGCAAGGGATTCCTACGATTACCATTCCTGGAACAATTGATAATGATATGTGCGGTACAGAATATACGATTGGTTTTGATACGGCACTTAATACGGTTGTTGATGCGGTTAGTAAGATTCGTGATACAACAACGGCTCATGATCGAGTGGCGATTGTTGAAGTTATGGGGCGTCATGCAGGCCATTTGGCGGTGCGTGCGGGGCTTGCTTGTGGTGCTGAATTGGTATTGATTCCTGAAAAGCCGATGGATTTAGATACAGTATGCCAACATTTGCGAGATTCTCATGCAGCTGGTAAAACAAATAGTATTATTATGGTCGCAGAAGGGGCTTATCATAGTTTTGAAGTGTATGCGTATATCAATAAAACCTTACAAATTTCACCAAGTGTAACTGTGTTGGGGTATTTGCAGCGAGGGGGTTCACCAACGGCGCGTGATGCGAGTATGGCTGCTTTGATGAGTGAACGAGCGATTGATGCGTTAAAAGCGGGGACGTATAATTGTTTAATTGGTCTTACTGGTGCTTGTATAGAAGCAATTCCTTATGAAGACGCATTGCAACGCCGATATCCAATTAGTGATGAAGAATATGAACTTATTGCTGTATTAGCTCGATAA
- a CDS encoding shikimate kinase, giving the protein MKRNIILIGTMGSGKSHLGRNLAEAKGWQFVDTDRLLERRYNLPIADIYEKLGEKMFRHAEREILKKVCMYHESVISVGGNFPLDVRTVRYLQRYAYIIGIRAAEYRIVKRVNRRIGKRPTMDYSDVAGFVETMMQRWKPVYKKCDCVIDTTYGRTENLIEIIHDILTREGVMFKKRRPYTGVKQHEKNSNTDERR; this is encoded by the coding sequence ATGAAGCGAAATATAATATTAATTGGCACTATGGGGAGCGGCAAAAGTCACTTAGGACGCAATCTAGCAGAAGCGAAGGGTTGGCAATTTGTGGATACTGATCGGTTATTAGAACGTCGTTATAATTTACCTATTGCTGATATTTATGAGAAATTAGGCGAAAAAATGTTCCGCCATGCGGAGCGAGAAATATTAAAAAAAGTGTGCATGTATCATGAATCAGTTATTTCGGTAGGTGGTAATTTCCCTTTAGATGTGCGTACGGTGCGTTATTTACAACGATATGCGTATATTATTGGCATTCGAGCTGCAGAATATCGTATTGTTAAACGAGTAAACCGACGGATTGGTAAACGGCCGACTATGGATTATTCGGATGTAGCTGGTTTTGTGGAGACTATGATGCAGCGTTGGAAGCCTGTATATAAGAAGTGCGATTGTGTCATTGATACAACGTATGGACGTACAGAAAATTTAATTGAAATTATTCATGACATATTGACACGGGAGGGTGTAATGTTTAAGAAACGGCGCCCTTATACGGGGGTAAAGCAACATGAAAAAAATAGCAATACTGACGAGCGGCGGTGA
- a CDS encoding prepilin peptidase, translating into MWLQYSLGSIGGLLAGLGSFYLLDELVIERERRFDKFYMLCVGMGLLVGLSGAYLMKSLSMLFLTIIFGSTLFIGATIDKQYLILPDEGAILLLISGLSRIWLLNISWQFVLMGVSLVWLGGSFLQKVTNGGLGLGDIKWCSVFACWLSLEALWYTIVLAFVGGTCWLLLYWLVTKRTLHILPFGPFLCIAAWIMYLWEQGGGLISI; encoded by the coding sequence ATGTGGTTACAGTATAGTCTTGGTAGTATCGGTGGTTTGTTAGCAGGTCTTGGTAGCTTTTATCTCTTAGATGAACTTGTTATAGAACGAGAACGGCGTTTTGATAAGTTTTATATGCTTTGTGTAGGTATGGGCTTATTAGTGGGATTAAGTGGTGCTTATCTTATGAAATCGCTAAGTATGTTATTTTTAACCATTATCTTCGGGAGTACTCTTTTTATAGGCGCTACCATCGATAAGCAGTATCTGATTCTTCCTGATGAGGGTGCTATTTTATTGCTTATAAGTGGGTTAAGTCGAATATGGTTATTAAATATTTCATGGCAATTTGTACTGATGGGTGTCAGCTTGGTCTGGTTGGGAGGTTCTTTTCTACAGAAAGTGACAAATGGTGGACTGGGTCTTGGTGATATAAAATGGTGTAGTGTTTTTGCCTGTTGGTTATCGCTAGAAGCACTTTGGTATACTATTGTGCTAGCTTTTGTTGGTGGTACCTGCTGGCTTCTTCTATATTGGCTGGTGACTAAACGAACTTTACATATACTACCCTTTGGTCCTTTCTTATGCATCGCTGCTTGGATTATGTATTTGTGGGAACAAGGAGGTGGCTTAATATCAATTTGA
- a CDS encoding competence type IV pilus major pilin ComGC, translating into MGMISMNSITERVKQWLMTYRKAMQAKHKKQGGFTLVELMVVVAIIAILAAVAMPQFLSAGDKARDAKIKADTQTIANAAQLYMVDKATDQVPSVDDLYKAGYLSESVKTPKGGEYTVTSESNGGGAGSHIVVTASDSPSETN; encoded by the coding sequence ATGGGAATGATATCTATGAATTCTATTACAGAACGTGTGAAACAATGGTTGATGACATATCGTAAAGCCATGCAGGCAAAGCATAAAAAGCAAGGCGGTTTTACATTGGTGGAATTAATGGTTGTGGTAGCCATTATTGCTATTTTAGCAGCCGTTGCAATGCCACAATTTTTATCCGCTGGTGATAAAGCGCGAGATGCTAAAATCAAGGCAGATACGCAAACGATTGCCAATGCAGCGCAGCTTTATATGGTGGATAAAGCAACCGATCAAGTTCCATCAGTAGATGATTTATATAAAGCAGGCTATTTATCTGAATCTGTAAAAACACCTAAAGGTGGTGAATACACAGTAACCTCTGAAAGTAATGGGGGCGGTGCAGGCAGTCATATTGTAGTAACCGCTTCAGATAGTCCTAGTGAAACTAATTAA
- a CDS encoding type II secretion system F family protein, with protein sequence MKCYSYRAFDAKGVIQEDTMWAEASEEVVQKLQHKGLQVLSLRIAKAVKQGGKKWAYKDIVEFSYRMALLLEAGISIRRVMQFLSNKPTKRIPYIAINEAVQRGHVLSTVLEQLGFPAIGCALLQAGEAAGTLGNSFIQIKGYYEKQMAWQRQLSGAAAYPLFLLILMLLFMAVAVGFILPAFKKVFISMQVPLPWLTKLLFRFGDFITLHIGLCVGLLVSVGGGFWWLWHQPNFRFTMLRKLWQVGRGHEWFDCFYLARITKVWAILLDSGLTITDMLALTGSLWSNPYAEQLQSKVSEELARGRTFGEALQEVKLGSEFLWELVTIGEETGDMVAMLNHGAVYYEQLTNRYMRKLQQLLEPIMVSLMGIGVAVLVIAVMLPMFNAVTAIQNV encoded by the coding sequence ATGAAATGTTATAGTTATCGCGCCTTCGATGCAAAGGGGGTGATACAAGAAGATACCATGTGGGCAGAAGCTAGTGAAGAAGTGGTTCAAAAATTACAGCATAAAGGACTTCAAGTATTGTCATTGCGTATTGCTAAAGCGGTAAAACAAGGTGGAAAAAAATGGGCTTATAAGGATATTGTAGAATTTTCTTATCGTATGGCATTATTGCTAGAAGCTGGTATTTCAATACGCCGAGTAATGCAATTTCTAAGCAATAAACCAACAAAACGAATTCCATATATAGCAATTAATGAAGCGGTGCAACGTGGGCATGTATTGTCAACCGTATTAGAACAATTGGGGTTTCCTGCTATTGGTTGTGCTTTATTACAAGCTGGTGAGGCAGCAGGTACTTTAGGCAATAGTTTTATACAAATTAAAGGTTATTACGAGAAACAAATGGCTTGGCAACGACAACTTAGTGGAGCAGCGGCCTATCCTTTGTTTTTGCTCATTTTGATGCTTTTATTTATGGCCGTAGCGGTAGGCTTTATTTTACCAGCTTTTAAAAAAGTCTTTATATCTATGCAAGTACCATTACCTTGGTTAACTAAACTGTTATTTCGTTTTGGCGATTTTATCACACTTCATATAGGTCTTTGTGTTGGTTTACTAGTCAGTGTGGGGGGCGGTTTCTGGTGGCTATGGCACCAACCTAATTTTCGTTTTACTATGTTGCGAAAGCTTTGGCAAGTGGGACGTGGTCATGAATGGTTTGATTGTTTTTACTTAGCACGAATTACTAAAGTGTGGGCTATTTTACTCGATAGTGGTTTAACAATTACAGACATGTTGGCTTTAACAGGGTCTCTTTGGAGTAACCCGTATGCGGAACAGTTGCAAAGTAAAGTGAGTGAAGAATTGGCACGTGGTCGTACCTTTGGTGAGGCTTTACAAGAAGTAAAGTTAGGAAGCGAGTTTTTATGGGAATTAGTCACGATTGGTGAAGAAACTGGGGATATGGTAGCTATGTTAAATCATGGAGCTGTATATTATGAACAATTGACGAATCGTTATATGCGTAAGCTACAACAATTGTTAGAGCCTATTATGGTATCTCTTATGGGGATAGGGGTAGCTGTTTTAGTAATCGCTGTTATGTTACCAATGTTTAATGCAGTAACGGCGATTCAGAATGTGTAA